One Streptomyces fagopyri DNA window includes the following coding sequences:
- the ligD gene encoding non-homologous end-joining DNA ligase, producing MTPITEVEGRRLTLTNLEKVVYPAAGFTKGEVLHYCATAAAPLLAHLRDRPVSFLRYPDGPDGPVFFTKNVPPGTPAWVGTAEVPRTEGPARMVLVQDLASLMWAANLVTEFHTPQWRADAPGEADRLVFDLDPGAPATVVECCEVALWLRERLAADGIAAYAKTSGSKGLHLLAALVPVASEDVSSYAKALAVEAERALPRLVTHRMTKSLRPGKVFVDHSQNAARKTTATPYTLRARATPTVSAPVTWDEVADCDEPGRLVFHAHDIAPRLERYGDLLAPLLDRGRAHALP from the coding sequence ATGACGCCGATCACCGAGGTGGAGGGCCGGCGGCTCACGCTCACCAACCTGGAGAAGGTCGTCTACCCGGCGGCCGGTTTCACGAAGGGCGAGGTCCTGCACTACTGTGCGACGGCCGCGGCCCCTCTGCTGGCTCACCTCCGCGACCGGCCGGTCTCCTTCCTCCGCTATCCCGACGGCCCGGACGGTCCGGTCTTCTTCACCAAGAACGTGCCGCCCGGCACCCCCGCCTGGGTCGGGACCGCCGAGGTCCCCCGGACGGAGGGACCCGCCCGTATGGTCCTGGTCCAGGACCTCGCCTCGCTCATGTGGGCCGCGAACCTCGTCACCGAGTTCCACACGCCGCAGTGGCGGGCGGACGCGCCCGGCGAGGCGGACCGACTGGTGTTCGACCTCGACCCGGGCGCGCCCGCGACGGTCGTCGAGTGCTGCGAGGTCGCCCTGTGGCTGCGGGAGCGGCTGGCGGCGGACGGGATCGCGGCGTACGCGAAGACGTCCGGCTCGAAGGGGCTGCATCTGCTGGCGGCGTTGGTGCCGGTGGCGTCCGAGGACGTCAGCTCGTACGCGAAGGCGCTCGCCGTCGAGGCGGAGCGCGCGCTGCCGCGACTGGTCACGCACCGGATGACGAAGAGTCTTCGGCCGGGGAAGGTCTTCGTCGACCACAGCCAGAACGCCGCGCGCAAGACCACGGCGACGCCGTACACGCTGCGGGCCCGGGCCACGCCCACCGTCTCCGCGCCCGTCACCTGGGACGAGGTCGCGGACTGCGACGAGCCGGGGCGGCTCGTCTTCCACGCCCACGACATCGCGCCGCGGCTGGAGCGGTACGGCGATCTGCTGGCGCCGCTGCTGGATCGGGGGCGCGCGCACGCCCTGCCGTGA